The following proteins come from a genomic window of Paramicrobacterium humi:
- a CDS encoding cold-shock protein, giving the protein MPTGKVKFYDEDKGFGFITSDDGEQVFLHASALPAGVTSLRSGARLEFGVAQGKKGAQALSVRVLDQPHSMVRMSRKPADDMVVIVEDLMKLLDGVSGTLRKGHYPDNSHARKVAAVLRRVADELDA; this is encoded by the coding sequence ATGCCTACCGGCAAGGTCAAGTTCTACGACGAGGACAAGGGCTTCGGCTTCATCACGAGCGACGACGGAGAGCAGGTGTTCCTGCACGCGTCGGCCCTGCCGGCTGGCGTGACGTCGCTGCGCAGCGGGGCACGGCTCGAGTTCGGCGTCGCTCAGGGCAAGAAGGGCGCCCAGGCGCTCTCGGTGCGCGTGCTCGACCAGCCGCACAGCATGGTGCGCATGAGCCGCAAGCCCGCTGACGACATGGTTGTCATCGTGGAAGACCTCATGAAGCTGCTCGACGGCGTGAGCGGCACGCTGCGCAAGGGGCACTACCCCGACAACTCCCACGCACGAAAGGTGGCGGCGGTGCTTCGCCGCGTAGCGGATGAACTCGATGCCTGA
- a CDS encoding DUF3027 domain-containing protein, with the protein MPEPDNTELNAEITKGVAETAESLDTSANPDATVVPAAPAVADEVLLAAVDVAREALLEITSADSIGEPAGHIVEGDHALSLLFENRLDGYPGWLWTVSLARVEDGEPTILETELMPGDGALLAPDWVPWSERLAEYRAQQQEAAREAAESDDEDDEDEDDDESENSLLHAGDLDGVDVDELDDSDHDDSDDDDSDEDSDEDSDDDDSDEH; encoded by the coding sequence ATGCCTGAACCCGACAACACTGAACTGAACGCCGAGATCACGAAGGGCGTCGCCGAGACGGCCGAGTCGCTCGACACGTCGGCGAACCCCGACGCGACGGTGGTCCCCGCGGCGCCGGCGGTCGCCGACGAGGTGCTGCTCGCTGCCGTCGATGTGGCGCGCGAAGCGCTTCTGGAGATCACCTCGGCCGACTCGATCGGCGAGCCCGCCGGTCACATCGTCGAGGGCGATCATGCGCTCTCGCTGCTGTTCGAGAACCGACTCGACGGCTACCCCGGCTGGCTCTGGACGGTCTCTCTCGCGCGCGTCGAGGACGGCGAGCCCACCATTCTCGAGACCGAGCTCATGCCCGGCGACGGCGCGCTTCTCGCTCCGGACTGGGTGCCGTGGTCGGAGCGGCTCGCGGAATACCGCGCGCAGCAGCAGGAGGCCGCGCGCGAGGCCGCCGAGTCCGACGACGAGGACGACGAGGATGAGGACGACGACGAGAGCGAGAACTCGCTCCTGCACGCGGGCGACCTCGATGGCGTCGACGTCGACGAGCTGGACGACTCCGATCATGACGACTCGGACGACGACGATTCGGACGAGGACTCCGACGAGGACTCGGACGACGACGACTCCGACGAGCACTGA
- the serC gene encoding phosphoserine transaminase has product MPEIVIPPALLPADGRFGCGPSKIRPEQIEKLAAAGLDLLGTSHRKSPVKNLVGSVREGVGELFSIPEGYEVLLGNGGSTAFWDAAAFGLIEKRAQNLVFGEFGGKFAKAAAAPWLEAPDVRSAEPGSRAEPEAVAGVDVYAWPQNETSTGVMAPVRRVHGDEGALTVIDATSGAGGLALDASQADVYYFAPQKNFGSDGGLWLALFSPAAIERVERLAASDRYIPEFLSLKNAVDNSRLNQTLNTPALATLHLLDSQVRWINENGGLDWAAARTASSSAALYEWAESVDYARPFVENPEYRSNVVVTIDFDDDVDAAAVSSALRANGVVDTEPYRKLGRNQLRIATFVSIEPDDVRALIRSIEYVVDAL; this is encoded by the coding sequence ATGCCTGAGATCGTCATCCCTCCTGCCCTGCTTCCCGCCGACGGCCGCTTCGGCTGCGGCCCGTCGAAGATCCGTCCGGAGCAGATCGAGAAGCTGGCGGCGGCCGGCCTCGATCTGCTCGGCACGTCGCACCGCAAGTCGCCCGTCAAGAACCTCGTCGGCAGCGTCCGCGAGGGCGTCGGCGAGCTCTTCTCGATTCCCGAGGGCTACGAGGTGCTGCTCGGCAACGGCGGTTCGACAGCGTTCTGGGATGCCGCGGCGTTCGGTCTCATCGAGAAGCGCGCGCAGAACCTCGTGTTCGGCGAGTTCGGCGGCAAGTTCGCGAAGGCCGCGGCCGCGCCGTGGCTCGAGGCTCCCGACGTTCGCTCCGCGGAGCCGGGCTCCCGCGCCGAGCCCGAGGCCGTCGCGGGCGTCGACGTGTACGCGTGGCCGCAGAACGAGACGTCGACGGGCGTCATGGCGCCCGTTCGCCGAGTGCACGGCGACGAGGGCGCTCTCACGGTCATCGACGCCACGAGCGGGGCGGGCGGCCTCGCTCTCGACGCGTCGCAGGCGGACGTCTACTATTTCGCTCCGCAGAAGAACTTCGGCTCGGACGGCGGCCTGTGGCTCGCCCTGTTCTCCCCCGCCGCGATCGAGCGGGTCGAGCGCCTTGCGGCATCCGATCGCTACATCCCCGAGTTCCTGAGTCTCAAGAACGCCGTCGACAACTCGCGCCTCAACCAGACTCTCAACACGCCTGCGCTGGCGACGCTGCACCTGCTCGACAGCCAGGTGCGGTGGATCAATGAGAACGGCGGCCTCGACTGGGCCGCGGCGCGAACGGCGAGCTCGTCGGCGGCCCTGTACGAGTGGGCGGAGTCCGTGGACTACGCGCGACCCTTCGTCGAGAACCCCGAGTACCGCTCGAACGTCGTCGTCACGATCGACTTCGATGACGACGTGGATGCCGCTGCCGTCTCGTCCGCGCTGCGGGCCAACGGCGTCGTCGACACCGAGCCGTACCGCAAGCTCGGGCGCAATCAGCTGCGCATCGCGACGTTCGTGTCGATCGAGCCCGACGACGTTCGCGCGCTCATCCGGTCGATCGAGTACGTCGTCGACGCCTTGTGA
- a CDS encoding metal-dependent transcriptional regulator yields MTDLIDTTEMYLRTIHDLEEEGIVPLRARISERLGHSGPTVSQTVARMERDGLVVVSDDRHLELTVEGRRKAVHVKRKHRLAERLLSDVIGLEWEYVHEEACRWEHVMSEQVERKLLDILGHPTESPYGTPIPGLDEFGEEAGTAFSEGVVNLVELVRSSDGAVRATIRRLAEAAQLDPDLLAQLKQAGVLPGNDGVFSLNGSYVTVQMDGFGDGIELPSEVATHLYVAKP; encoded by the coding sequence ATGACCGACCTGATTGACACAACCGAGATGTACCTGCGGACGATCCACGATCTGGAGGAGGAGGGCATCGTCCCGCTCCGCGCGCGGATCTCCGAGCGTCTGGGTCACTCGGGCCCCACTGTGTCTCAGACGGTCGCGCGGATGGAGCGCGACGGTCTCGTCGTCGTCTCCGACGACAGGCACCTCGAGCTCACCGTCGAGGGTCGCCGCAAGGCCGTCCATGTGAAGCGCAAGCACCGCCTCGCCGAGCGACTGCTCAGCGACGTCATCGGTCTCGAGTGGGAGTACGTGCACGAAGAGGCCTGCCGCTGGGAGCACGTGATGAGCGAGCAGGTCGAGCGCAAGCTCCTCGACATCCTCGGGCACCCCACCGAGTCGCCGTACGGAACCCCGATCCCCGGTCTCGATGAGTTCGGCGAAGAGGCGGGCACCGCATTCTCGGAGGGCGTGGTCAACCTCGTCGAGCTCGTGCGCAGCAGCGACGGCGCCGTGCGGGCCACGATCCGCCGGCTCGCCGAGGCCGCACAGCTCGACCCCGATCTGCTCGCGCAGCTCAAGCAGGCCGGCGTGCTTCCGGGCAACGACGGAGTGTTCTCCCTCAACGGCTCGTATGTGACGGTGCAGATGGACGGCTTCGGCGACGGCATCGAACTGCCGAGCGAAGTGGCCACGCACCTCTACGTCGCGAAGCCGTAG
- a CDS encoding C40 family peptidase: MVNTPSESPHTTPLTPTAADGTPLTRRSRRHAQHRTPAVATPRRATTRPPARTAPASSKVATERSLWQRWRSTIVMMIVVPALFGMFALPGSFAPASQAAPLFDDAAPSEAAASQSLNVSADAAPETMERASYSATSQGELDAAAAAKAKAEREANAAKYASYSGPTAADNLANAPHADVNLAAVFAKAKTYQGVPYVYGGATPAGFDCSGFVMYVYSQFGVSLPHSVTGQAAAGTRISAAEAQPGDVVIMNGHDGFYAGNGMILDAPKPGGHVSIRALWTSDYYIVRF; this comes from the coding sequence GTGGTCAACACCCCCTCAGAAAGCCCCCACACCACCCCTCTCACTCCCACAGCAGCCGACGGCACACCGCTGACCCGGCGCTCCCGACGCCACGCGCAGCACCGCACGCCCGCCGTCGCGACGCCCCGTCGCGCGACCACGCGGCCGCCAGCGCGAACGGCTCCCGCCTCGTCGAAGGTCGCCACCGAGCGCAGCCTGTGGCAGCGCTGGCGCTCCACGATCGTGATGATGATCGTCGTTCCGGCCCTGTTCGGCATGTTCGCGCTTCCCGGCTCGTTCGCGCCGGCGAGCCAGGCGGCCCCGCTGTTCGACGACGCGGCCCCGAGCGAGGCCGCCGCATCGCAGTCGCTGAACGTGAGCGCCGACGCCGCCCCGGAAACCATGGAGAGGGCAAGCTACTCGGCGACATCGCAAGGCGAGCTCGACGCCGCGGCTGCGGCGAAGGCGAAGGCCGAGCGTGAGGCGAACGCCGCGAAGTACGCCTCGTACAGCGGCCCCACCGCGGCCGACAACCTCGCGAACGCGCCGCACGCTGACGTGAACCTCGCGGCCGTGTTCGCGAAGGCGAAGACGTACCAGGGCGTTCCCTACGTGTACGGCGGCGCGACGCCCGCCGGCTTTGACTGCTCGGGCTTCGTCATGTACGTGTACTCGCAGTTCGGCGTCTCGCTGCCGCACTCCGTCACAGGCCAGGCGGCCGCGGGCACGCGGATCTCCGCCGCCGAGGCGCAGCCGGGCGACGTCGTGATCATGAACGGGCACGACGGCTTCTACGCGGGGAACGGAATGATCCTCGACGCGCCGAAGCCCGGCGGCCACGTCAGCATCCGCGCGCTGTGGACGAGCGACTACTACATCGTCCGCTTCTGA
- a CDS encoding HNH endonuclease, protein MRTLVLNAGFEPLAVVTFRRALALVLNGKATIVEIVEDDPVWGIGVRFDRPSVIVLTRYVKIPYGRLVPVTRRGVLRRDAHRCGYCGQAASTIDHVVPRSRGGEDSWENLVACCLRCNSVKGNRTPAEMGWRLGVTPRMPFGPSWAVRGLERTVPAWEQYLAPAVAA, encoded by the coding sequence ATGCGCACACTGGTATTGAACGCGGGATTCGAACCGCTCGCTGTAGTCACGTTCCGTCGAGCGCTCGCGCTCGTTCTGAACGGGAAGGCGACGATTGTCGAGATCGTCGAGGACGACCCCGTGTGGGGCATCGGCGTGCGCTTCGACCGGCCGAGCGTGATCGTGCTCACGAGGTACGTCAAGATCCCATACGGCCGTCTCGTTCCCGTCACCCGGCGGGGAGTGTTACGCCGGGACGCGCACCGCTGCGGCTACTGTGGCCAGGCGGCATCCACCATCGACCATGTCGTGCCGCGCTCGCGTGGCGGGGAGGACAGCTGGGAGAACCTCGTCGCCTGCTGCTTGCGCTGCAACAGCGTGAAGGGAAACCGCACGCCCGCGGAAATGGGCTGGCGGCTGGGCGTCACGCCGCGCATGCCGTTCGGCCCCAGCTGGGCCGTGCGGGGGCTCGAACGCACGGTGCCTGCGTGGGAGCAGTACCTCGCTCCCGCCGTCGCTGCATGA
- a CDS encoding HipA domain-containing protein, protein MDHTVVSALDVYLYGRRVATITRRGGNLRLRYLPCYVESAQPVPISVQLPVVANVAPAETTRRFMENLLPDRPDVKSRWAREAKLTSDSAFDLLSVYGADVAGALEFYPAGVGPRSEAEYSLVTDKMVAARVRQIRADDSDWLERRPVEEGFSLGGAQGKFALARREGRWFEPTGQHPSTHIFKPGVHTLDGSDVTEHITLQVARKLGLIVADTEIGVFDGEHVLIVKRFDRVFVDGRSIRLHQEDLAQATGTSYLNKYERDGGPSYQDIFAVFDRDLAPTAARVAKQRFAECLVFSWIIGHNDGHSKNYSLTHAHDQSYLSPFYDLNSALPFELPDVVRAKNYRAYDAVKLAFAIDGASTIGEVGPDSLRTLERDAEVPSGHLDDFALHIATNLQAALANTIGMLPQPLRELPAVLLYPYATYAQTLRVLDVLGGT, encoded by the coding sequence ATGGACCACACAGTGGTTAGTGCACTCGATGTCTATCTGTATGGTCGTCGGGTAGCAACGATCACGCGGCGCGGGGGCAACTTGCGGTTGCGCTACCTGCCCTGTTATGTGGAGAGCGCGCAGCCGGTTCCGATTTCAGTTCAGCTCCCTGTAGTTGCGAACGTCGCCCCGGCCGAGACGACTAGGCGTTTCATGGAGAATCTCCTCCCAGACCGACCAGACGTCAAGTCTCGCTGGGCTCGAGAAGCCAAGCTCACCAGCGACAGCGCATTCGATCTTCTGTCCGTGTACGGTGCTGACGTTGCCGGAGCGCTTGAGTTCTACCCCGCAGGTGTTGGCCCGCGAAGCGAAGCAGAGTACTCGCTCGTGACTGACAAGATGGTCGCTGCCCGAGTCCGCCAGATCCGTGCGGACGACTCGGACTGGTTGGAACGCCGCCCTGTTGAGGAGGGATTTTCTCTCGGCGGTGCACAGGGCAAGTTCGCCCTGGCGCGCCGGGAGGGCCGGTGGTTCGAGCCAACTGGGCAACATCCGTCCACCCACATTTTCAAACCGGGCGTCCATACGCTCGACGGATCCGATGTCACTGAGCACATCACGCTGCAAGTGGCGCGCAAGCTCGGGCTGATCGTGGCTGACACTGAGATTGGCGTCTTCGACGGCGAGCACGTCCTCATCGTCAAACGCTTTGATCGCGTGTTCGTCGATGGTCGCAGCATCCGCTTGCACCAAGAGGATCTCGCCCAAGCAACTGGCACGTCCTACCTGAACAAGTACGAACGGGATGGCGGACCAAGCTACCAGGACATCTTCGCCGTCTTCGACCGAGACCTCGCTCCAACCGCGGCCAGAGTTGCGAAACAGCGCTTCGCCGAGTGCCTCGTGTTCTCCTGGATCATCGGGCACAACGATGGGCACTCGAAGAACTACTCACTCACGCACGCACACGATCAGTCGTATCTGTCGCCGTTCTACGACCTCAACTCGGCCCTCCCGTTTGAACTGCCTGATGTGGTCCGCGCCAAGAACTACAGGGCATATGACGCGGTCAAATTGGCCTTCGCAATCGATGGGGCATCAACAATTGGCGAGGTGGGGCCTGACAGTCTCCGCACTCTGGAACGCGACGCCGAGGTCCCGAGCGGACACCTTGACGACTTCGCTCTTCACATTGCGACGAACCTACAGGCGGCCCTCGCCAACACGATCGGCATGCTGCCACAACCGCTCCGCGAGCTTCCTGCTGTCCTGCTGTATCCGTACGCGACCTACGCCCAGACGCTGCGAGTGCTAGACGTGCTGGGCGGCACATGA
- a CDS encoding helix-turn-helix transcriptional regulator codes for MQIQKPSDLARIVKTRRQAQHLTQQEIADAVGTTRQSIARIERGHGGASFDTVLRILEKLDIRLEATAKPRRQQAGSISGGDRIQKIIFDALDAGRNTSTLAAAAAEATREIDTSALAAAAAEATREIDTSALAAAAAAATREIDTSALAAAANRKVDISAFAAAAAAATREIDASALIAGWRTALNDLTHRVQETAARTGSDIGVEEARKALLSAAIEAGDPDREVLTTDRRRRANDNLDGPHSG; via the coding sequence ATGCAGATTCAGAAACCGTCTGACCTCGCGCGCATCGTGAAGACACGAAGACAGGCGCAGCATCTCACCCAGCAAGAAATCGCGGACGCCGTCGGAACTACCCGACAATCGATAGCCCGGATCGAGCGCGGTCACGGCGGTGCGTCATTCGACACCGTGCTCCGCATCCTCGAGAAGCTAGATATTCGGCTCGAGGCCACTGCGAAACCCCGACGTCAGCAAGCCGGCTCGATCTCAGGCGGTGACAGGATCCAGAAGATCATCTTCGATGCTCTGGACGCTGGACGAAACACCTCCACCCTCGCCGCAGCCGCCGCAGAAGCAACCCGAGAGATCGACACCTCCGCCCTCGCCGCAGCCGCCGCAGAAGCAACCCGAGAGATCGACACCTCCGCCCTCGCCGCAGCCGCCGCAGCAGCAACCCGAGAGATCGACACCTCCGCGCTCGCGGCAGCCGCTAACCGGAAAGTCGACATCTCCGCCTTCGCCGCAGCTGCCGCAGCAGCAACCCGAGAGATCGACGCCTCTGCCCTGATCGCTGGGTGGCGGACCGCCCTCAACGATCTGACTCATCGCGTTCAGGAAACCGCCGCACGAACTGGATCCGATATCGGTGTAGAGGAGGCGCGCAAAGCTCTCCTGAGTGCGGCGATTGAGGCTGGAGACCCGGATCGCGAGGTCCTGACAACCGACAGGCGCCGTCGCGCGAACGACAACCTAGATGGACCACACAGTGGTTAG
- the helR gene encoding RNA polymerase recycling motor ATPase HelR: MIRAAARAFNLPERLAAKADPALIGDDERHFAAIAESLDTLITDLSHRLDATLRLPSGEGQDALDRDMEIHRLEARLRLLRRFTLDLCLGRMVSADTGEPLYVGRLGLSDAEGRRLLVDWRAPAAEPFFAATHGHPMGLASRRRYRWSNGRVSDYWDEVFALDGLDGYAALDDQSAFIASLGSSRSPRMRDVLSTIQADQDAIIRAGSRGALVVDGGPGTGKTVVALHRAAYLLYSEPHLGERRGDVLFIGPHDAYLAYVDDVLPSLGEEGVQICTLRDLVPEGATALIETDLEVARLKSDARMVSAIEPAVRLYEEPPTEELLVETAWSEVLVTVDDWADAFASPEPGVPHNEAREQVWETLTAILIEKHGDEDAPANALLRSFAQNRELTRAFNRAWPLIDAEVLVADLWSVPAYLRMCAPWLSAEEVQKLQRPGKDAWTVSDLPILDAARQRLGDSTASRRTRQAEAISAAERELRSRVADDLIAADDSEMAVMSMLRGQDFQNSLDDEAALPKTDPDLLGGPFAHVIVDEAQELNDAEWQMVLRRCPSRSLTIVGDRAQARHGFTESWQERLERIGLRTIAQRSLTVNYRTPDEVMVEAEPVILAAIPDANVPTSIRHSGIPVVHDSISRRDSIIDSWSDANAEGVGCVIGDPSFDGTSRVRSLSPVNAKGLEFDLVVLVNPESFGTGIEGAVDRYVAMTRATQQLVILG; the protein is encoded by the coding sequence ATGATCCGTGCCGCCGCCCGCGCCTTCAACCTGCCCGAACGACTGGCCGCCAAGGCCGACCCCGCCCTCATCGGCGACGACGAACGACACTTCGCCGCCATCGCAGAGAGCCTCGACACCCTCATCACCGACCTGTCCCACCGCCTGGACGCAACCTTGCGCCTGCCGAGCGGCGAGGGCCAGGACGCTCTCGACCGCGACATGGAGATCCACCGGCTCGAGGCGCGGCTGCGGCTGCTGCGGCGCTTCACGCTCGACCTGTGCCTCGGGCGTATGGTGAGCGCCGACACGGGTGAGCCGTTGTACGTGGGCCGGCTCGGGCTCTCGGATGCCGAGGGTCGCCGTCTTCTCGTCGACTGGCGTGCCCCGGCCGCGGAGCCGTTCTTCGCGGCCACGCACGGTCACCCGATGGGACTCGCGAGTCGCCGCCGCTACCGGTGGAGCAACGGCCGGGTCAGCGACTACTGGGACGAGGTGTTCGCTCTCGACGGTCTGGACGGCTACGCGGCGCTCGACGATCAGTCGGCGTTCATCGCGAGTCTCGGCAGCAGCCGCTCACCGCGCATGCGCGATGTACTGAGCACGATCCAGGCTGACCAGGACGCCATCATCCGCGCCGGCTCCCGCGGCGCACTCGTCGTCGACGGTGGCCCGGGAACTGGAAAGACCGTCGTCGCCCTGCACCGCGCGGCCTACCTGCTGTACTCGGAGCCGCACCTCGGCGAGCGCCGCGGCGACGTTCTGTTCATCGGACCGCACGACGCGTACCTCGCGTACGTCGATGACGTGCTCCCGAGTCTCGGAGAGGAAGGCGTGCAGATCTGCACGCTGCGGGATCTGGTCCCGGAGGGCGCGACGGCGCTGATCGAGACGGACCTCGAGGTCGCCCGGCTGAAGTCCGACGCCCGCATGGTTAGTGCGATCGAACCGGCAGTGCGACTGTACGAGGAGCCGCCGACCGAGGAGCTCCTCGTCGAGACCGCCTGGTCGGAGGTGCTCGTCACGGTCGACGACTGGGCCGACGCGTTCGCTTCGCCGGAACCGGGTGTTCCGCACAACGAAGCTCGCGAGCAGGTGTGGGAGACGCTCACCGCGATCCTCATCGAGAAGCACGGCGACGAGGACGCGCCGGCCAATGCGCTCCTCCGGTCGTTCGCGCAGAACCGGGAACTGACCCGCGCCTTCAACCGCGCCTGGCCCCTGATCGACGCCGAAGTGCTCGTCGCCGACCTCTGGTCAGTTCCCGCCTATCTGCGCATGTGCGCCCCGTGGCTGTCGGCCGAGGAGGTGCAGAAGCTGCAGCGCCCCGGCAAAGACGCGTGGACCGTGTCAGACCTACCGATTCTGGATGCTGCCAGGCAGCGCCTCGGCGATTCGACGGCGTCACGACGCACCCGGCAGGCCGAAGCGATCTCTGCTGCAGAGCGGGAACTGCGCTCACGCGTCGCCGACGACCTGATCGCGGCCGACGATTCCGAGATGGCCGTCATGTCGATGCTGCGCGGGCAGGATTTCCAGAACTCGCTCGACGACGAGGCGGCACTGCCGAAGACGGACCCTGACCTGCTCGGCGGGCCGTTCGCGCACGTCATCGTGGACGAGGCGCAGGAACTGAACGATGCGGAGTGGCAGATGGTGCTGCGGCGCTGCCCGTCACGCAGCCTCACGATCGTGGGCGACCGTGCCCAGGCGCGGCACGGATTCACCGAGTCGTGGCAGGAGCGACTCGAGCGAATCGGCCTGCGCACCATCGCCCAGCGCAGCCTGACCGTCAACTACCGCACTCCCGACGAGGTGATGGTCGAGGCCGAGCCCGTGATCCTCGCTGCGATCCCGGACGCGAACGTGCCGACGTCCATCCGCCACAGCGGCATCCCGGTCGTGCACGATTCGATCTCGAGGCGCGACAGCATCATCGATTCCTGGTCCGACGCGAACGCGGAGGGAGTCGGGTGCGTGATCGGTGATCCGTCGTTCGACGGCACCTCGCGCGTCAGGTCGCTGAGCCCGGTCAACGCGAAAGGTCTCGAGTTCGACCTCGTCGTCCTGGTGAACCCGGAGTCGTTCGGCACGGGAATCGAAGGGGCCGTCGACCGCTACGTCGCCATGACGCGCGCGACCCAGCAGCTCGTGATCCTTGGGTGA
- a CDS encoding carboxymuconolactone decarboxylase family protein, with translation MTHVNASKLVPSAYQALIDLEGAVRAAAEKAELDPHIIDLVKIRASQLNGCAFCLRMHTREAIEKGESSDRLAVIAAWWESQYFSPEEQAALAIAERTTDMAASRHLPELDSSALTDEQVAVVVWVTVAINAWNRVAVSSHYPVHP, from the coding sequence ATGACGCACGTGAACGCAAGCAAACTCGTCCCCAGCGCCTATCAGGCGCTCATCGACCTCGAGGGAGCGGTGAGGGCGGCCGCGGAGAAGGCCGAACTGGACCCGCACATCATCGATCTCGTCAAGATTCGCGCCTCGCAGCTGAACGGCTGCGCGTTCTGCCTGCGCATGCACACGCGCGAGGCCATCGAGAAGGGCGAGTCGAGCGATCGTCTCGCGGTGATCGCCGCCTGGTGGGAGTCGCAGTACTTCTCCCCGGAGGAGCAGGCGGCGCTCGCTATCGCGGAGCGCACCACCGACATGGCGGCATCCCGTCATCTGCCCGAACTCGACTCGAGCGCCCTCACCGACGAACAGGTCGCCGTCGTCGTCTGGGTGACTGTGGCGATAAACGCGTGGAACCGCGTGGCAGTCTCGAGCCACTACCCCGTGCATCCGTAG
- a CDS encoding TetR/AcrR family transcriptional regulator C-terminal domain-containing protein, producing MALRIVVIFYSLRRLGSRVHRTFEICIDPYAVRCQEGRGNMASKLGQRVIAEAALAAIDADGVEALSMRRIAQDLGSSAMSLYTYFPDKNSLLDGVTQLLLAEVEAPPEDAHWRDAMRHIMRAVRLVGLRHKNAAVLIRRFPPHTPDALVFVEAGFRAFRRAGFDALSTARCYRALAAYSLGTIDIELGGYFTAESRVITGNAREDIGSASSDRLLPLVTEIGPTLNEQDDAAEFEYGLELLLDGFADAMARAGRTV from the coding sequence GTGGCCCTTCGAATTGTCGTCATCTTCTATTCCTTACGTCGTCTAGGTAGTCGCGTACACCGTACGTTTGAGATATGTATAGATCCGTACGCTGTACGCTGTCAAGAGGGAAGGGGAAATATGGCTTCAAAACTTGGGCAGCGAGTCATCGCGGAGGCGGCACTCGCCGCGATCGACGCTGATGGGGTCGAAGCGCTGAGCATGCGCAGGATCGCTCAAGATCTCGGTTCCTCCGCAATGTCGCTGTACACGTACTTTCCTGACAAGAACTCACTCTTGGACGGCGTGACTCAACTGCTGCTCGCTGAGGTCGAAGCGCCACCTGAGGACGCGCACTGGCGGGATGCGATGCGGCACATCATGCGCGCCGTCCGACTGGTGGGACTCCGGCATAAGAACGCCGCTGTCCTCATCCGGCGCTTCCCACCGCACACACCCGACGCGCTGGTGTTCGTCGAAGCCGGGTTTCGAGCGTTTCGACGCGCCGGATTCGACGCTCTCAGCACGGCCCGCTGCTATCGCGCCCTAGCTGCCTACTCGCTCGGCACAATCGACATCGAGCTCGGCGGCTATTTCACCGCCGAATCACGTGTGATCACTGGAAACGCCCGAGAGGATATCGGGAGCGCGTCATCCGACCGTCTCCTCCCTCTGGTCACAGAGATCGGGCCAACCCTCAATGAGCAGGACGATGCGGCGGAATTCGAATACGGGCTTGAACTGCTGCTCGACGGCTTCGCCGACGCGATGGCTCGCGCCGGCCGCACCGTCTGA
- a CDS encoding GNAT family N-acetyltransferase, protein MLDEMVRELAAHEGSAEHVRVDEKGWRASLKRDDVTVLIAEQRQNAVGFASMMRRFHLWSGAEHLALDDLFVREGHRDQGIGTQLMSAVAELADEDDLLVLRGVRLDNYSGQRFYSRLGASLTTKMTATWTREHYRLHLAATR, encoded by the coding sequence GTGCTCGACGAGATGGTGCGCGAACTGGCCGCGCATGAGGGATCTGCCGAGCATGTGCGCGTTGATGAGAAAGGCTGGCGTGCCTCGCTCAAGCGCGACGACGTCACAGTGCTCATCGCCGAACAGAGGCAGAACGCGGTCGGATTTGCATCCATGATGAGGCGCTTCCACTTGTGGAGTGGAGCCGAACATCTCGCCCTTGACGATCTCTTCGTGCGGGAAGGGCACCGCGATCAAGGCATTGGTACACAGCTGATGAGCGCAGTCGCAGAGCTTGCCGACGAAGACGATCTCCTTGTGCTGCGGGGTGTTCGCCTCGACAACTACTCCGGCCAGCGCTTCTACTCGCGCCTCGGCGCCTCGCTCACGACCAAGATGACCGCGACGTGGACTCGCGAACACTACCGCCTCCACCTCGCAGCAACTCGCTGA